AATCTTGGCTCCAATTTGGCAATGGGCCCGCGTTACTGCGGGCACTTGACCTCATCGGTAATCGCCGAGGATTCGGAGACCAACTCGCTGAAGGCAGCCGTCGTCTCGCGGTGCAGATTGGCCAGAACTCGGCTGATTTTGCGCCCCATGTAAAAGGGCTTGAAATCCCGGGCTACGAACCGCGAGGCCTACAAGCGATGGCGCTTGGGTTTGCCGTTTCTGCGCGAGGCGCTGATCACAACCGCAGTGGTGCCTACGAAGCGGATTTCTCGGAAAAAGTTGACCGGCGTCAGGTTGACAAACGCTCGGTGCGACTCGCTATTCAGACGGAAAATCAAGCCGCAATCATGGATTCCTTGATTCTTTGCAAATTTCTGCGGGGCGTATTTGACGACTTTCTTTCCGAAGCAGCCGGCATGCTCCATCTGGTCACCGGATGGGATATGAATGCGTCCGAATTACAACAAACGGCAAATCGCATTGTTGCGACCAAAAAGCTTTTTAATATTCAAGCCGGTTGGCACCCCAAAGATGACACACTGCCCAAACGATTCCTCAGCGAACCGCTCCCCGATGACCCCAAAGCGACTTTAACCCATGCTGAATTGCATTCGATGGTTATCGCTTACAATCGAGAAAGAGGTTGGACTGACGAAGGCTGGCTAAAACCAGATTCCCTCACTGATCTAAAACTTGATACCTTGTTGGTAAACAACCCGCCATCGTAGCGCCACAAACAACCGAACACGAAAATCTCAACGACGAATTGCGACACCACTATGACCCATCAATTCATCCTGATCCCTGGCCGCACCAGCAAACAAGGCTGTGGAATAAGCGAGGGGAAATTTGGCGAGAATTATCAGTCAGAGATCAACGCCTTGCAACTCAACCAAACAGACATGGAAGAGATGGGACTTTCCGAGGGAAGCCGCGTTCGCATCAAAAGCGACCATGGGCAAATCGACGTTGCGATCAAAGCAGCACCGAAAGGCGAATTACCGCAGGGCCTTTTATTCATCGCCTACGGTGATCTATCAAGTCGACTCATGGGAGGTGACACTCATGGGTCCGGCATGCCAACGAGCAAAGGCCTCGACGTCACCTTACAGATCCTGGAAGAAACTGACGCACCCCCGACAGACTGATTGATCAATCGTGCAAACATCCCAGGACCCGAAAAAATTCCGCGTCGGTCAGAAAACCGTTCGAGCCGGCACGGACCTGACACATGACTTTGCCTATATTGACAAACATTTGCTCGTGATCAACAAACCGACCGGTTTACTCAGTGTTCCCGGACGCACACCTGACAAACAAGATTGCTTGTTCACTCGATTACAACCTGCATTTGACGAACTGTATGTGGTTCACCGGCTGGATCGTGATACGTCGGGCGCCATGCTATTCGCCCGCAACTCCGAAACACAATCCGCCTTGGGCCGGATGTTTCAACGGGGAGAATTGGCCAAGGAGTACTGTGCTTGGGTCGAAGGATCTGCCCAAACCGCAAGAGGGACCGTGGATGCACCGATTGGTCGAGTCCCAGGTGCGAAGCTTCCACCACGATATTGCATTGACCACAACGCGGGCCGAGCCGCACAAACCTCCTGGGCAGTCATTGAGACAGACCGTCATCGCACACGTTTGAGTTTGAAACCAGTGACGGGCCGATCTCATCAACTACGAGTTCACTGCCAATATTTAGGCCACCCGATTGTGGGTGATCCGATCTACGGCACGCCAGATTCCCGCATGTTTCTTCACGCGCATCGACTCGACTTCGTCCATCCAGTCAGTGGTGATATGCTGAGGGTAGAGGTTCCTGTACCGTTTTGAAAGACATTCCTATTGTGTGGTGTCTCATGACCAATCGGTTACTACGATGGCAACCACGTTTACTAACAGCGATTGTGTTCTGCGCTGCAACAACCCTTGCCTGCCTGCCGACTACGGTTGGTGGCACCGAGCGCGATGACTTGTTGGTGAAAGGTCTTTGTCAACGTTCGCTCTATCGCCAGGCAGAATTATTGTGTTTAGATGAAATCAAGCAATCGGCAGGCAAGCCTCAACAACAAGCTGACTGGTACAAGCTACTGTTCAAGACATACGCCCAGCAAGCATTAAATGCGTCCGAATCGGCGCGCGAGAGCATTTGGAAAGCCGCCGGCGAACAATGGGATCGGTTTCAACAGGAACCGATCGATCCGCAGCGACCCGATATCGAGTTACAATACCGCTTAATCGAATTAGCACGGGGGGAGTTGCTCGCCTCAGCCATCGACCTCTCAAACAACCGCGCCCAGGCAGTTCGAAATGCGACCGCGCAGCTGCGGCAAACTTCACAAGCACTGGAAAAACTGGCCGAATCGGTTGCAACACAACAGCGTACTGCGTCGGCGAAAGAGCGACTTTCGTCAAGAGCCCTTCAACAACTCCACGCACTCATCGAGTTCAAACTTGGCGAAAGCCTGCGACAACAAGCTTTCTGCTATCCACCCGACAGCCCCGATTATGTTCATTTACTTACCCAGGCGGTGCGCCGTTTTGATTCCGTAGCACGACTTGCTGGCAGCTCCGAATTAACACGTCTCAGCCAGTTAGCCGAAATCGACTGCCACCGTCGCCTGGGAAATAGGGCGGAGACAAGACAGGGTATCGAGCGGCTTTCGAATGCGGATCTCAGCCAGGAGCTTCGTGAAAAGTTGATCATTCAGCAAGCTGAGCTGTTGATCGATCGCCAGGCCGCTCGACAAGCCATCGACTTGCTGGAAAAGAATCTATTTCAAGCAAAGGGCTCAGAGGATCGCCCCACCTTGGCTCTCGCCGAACTATCGATTCTGCGAGCTTATTTGGCATTAGTCCGAACCGCATCCACCGCGGGTCATGACAACCGTGCACAACAATGGCAATCATCCGCTCTACGTCTTGTGCGAAAAATGGAAAAAACTCGCACTCCTTATTGGGCTCACCTTGCTCAACGCGAAATAAGTACGATCCGCCTGAGAGCCACAGGATTTGCCGACGTGGATGTACTTGAACGTACGGCTGCAACACAGTATCGACGAGATCAGTTCGAGGAAGCCATCGCCACCTACCGGCGCGCCGCCGAACTGGCCCAACAGTTGAACGATCAAAACCGCAGCTTCGACTTAGGTTTTCAAGCCGCCGCCATTGAATATAAACAACATGAGTTTGCGGAAGCACGTAACGCATTTCGCCAATTAGCCATCCAACACCCCGACAACATCAGGGCCAGTCAAGCTCATTTGTTAGCCATCACATCTGCTGCCCGACTCGCAAAGAAATCGGCTGCCGAATTCGAATCGTATGAAGCCTTGCTCTTCGAGCACTTGCGACAATGGACGCGCCACCCATCGGCAAATCAAGTCCGCTGGTGGCTAGGCAACCTCCAATATGGACGAAGTGAATGGTTGGCGGCCATCGACTCATGGATCCTGATTGATCCATCATTCGAAAAAATCACCGAAGTTCGTGATCGGTTGCGATCCAGTTTCCTGAAGCTGCTTAAGAACCCACAGGTTACCAAGACGGAAAAAGTCAGTTTGGCGGAAAAGGCATCGAAATATTTTGAGCAAGCGGCTGCAGCCAACAATAAGAATCTTGATCATTGGACTGACCAGTCACGCCTGGCGATTACGGACGCCGCTACATTTCATCTGCTTTTCACCAACCAGTCGCCAGCCGCCATCCTGCCAGCATTACGGTCGGCTGCCGCGTCGGACAATCGGTCTGCCCGCTGGGCGTCGACAACCCAAGCCATACTAGGCCTCGCCGAAGGCTTATCACGTAACATCACCGCCGCAAACGCCTTGTTCGCCCAAGTCGATTGGTCAAAGGTTGACAAACAAATCGACATTGTGGCTCGCCTGAACCAGGAATGTCGTATCAATCCAGCGGCTGCGAATACACTTGCAAAATTGACGCTTGAATTGACGAAGCAAATCACCAACTCATCGCCAAATCTAAGCGACGATCAACGCGATGCACTCAACCAATTCAACGCCGAAGCCTACGCTTACCAATCGAAACCCCTTGCGGCAATCAAGATTTACAACGCGCTGATCGACCAACGTCCGACCGACCGAGTCGTGCAACAGCGGCTAGCAGAACTGTATGCCGCCCGCGCATCAGACCGAGATCAGACAGCCGCCCTTGAACATTGGCGACGTGTGATCCGCCTCAGTCCTGCTGGTGGTTCTAATTGGTTCCAAGCAAAACTAGGAGTCGCTCGAGCCTTGGCAAAACTCGGCCAAACAGAGCGAGCCGTAGAAGTGATTCAGCTGACGATGGCCCTCCATCCTGACATGAATAGTAAGGCAACCCAACGAGCCTTCGAAAAGCTGTTAAGAGAACTCAAAAAAAAGAGATCTCTTGGTGACTCGAACTGAATCGCGTCTGGGGAGGGGGGCTCAAGAGCC
This region of Pirellulaceae bacterium genomic DNA includes:
- a CDS encoding RluA family pseudouridine synthase; the protein is MQTSQDPKKFRVGQKTVRAGTDLTHDFAYIDKHLLVINKPTGLLSVPGRTPDKQDCLFTRLQPAFDELYVVHRLDRDTSGAMLFARNSETQSALGRMFQRGELAKEYCAWVEGSAQTARGTVDAPIGRVPGAKLPPRYCIDHNAGRAAQTSWAVIETDRHRTRLSLKPVTGRSHQLRVHCQYLGHPIVGDPIYGTPDSRMFLHAHRLDFVHPVSGDMLRVEVPVPF
- a CDS encoding molybdopterin dinucleotide binding domain-containing protein, with the protein product MTHQFILIPGRTSKQGCGISEGKFGENYQSEINALQLNQTDMEEMGLSEGSRVRIKSDHGQIDVAIKAAPKGELPQGLLFIAYGDLSSRLMGGDTHGSGMPTSKGLDVTLQILEETDAPPTD